The DNA sequence cgaggaagggtggggtcgaccctctcagtaaattccagaggcttgttttcttgaggcttgaagatggggccGATTCAACTACtgtcatccgtgccatttttgcagaagtgtgcctgatggttccatgatgtgccggggtcgactccaccaatcttggggtcgactcattccatactttgctgcaacttaaggttagattcatccatacaatcaatgaaatatacttcaagcaattttgaatgtatgccatggtagtactacatactcttaacaatgaaaattactattgtccctttaagagtacgtttcacttgaaactttgccgaattagaatttagaattcactatcccttttctatcgcaaattttatctcattattaatcattgaaatacatcttgatctcattcttctaatgtaccgagagtgacgaactcagtaatgatgtatcatgttaacttgtagtatttaattagatattctcttaatagttgtgttaatcatcaaaataccactatcatcctcaatctctccctttttgatgatcacaaaatattgagtatgagcagattgatacttatcttaaaattagttttagaagagctcaagttgctgaatttcagcttttcaaatttgagagtgaagtcttcccctttttcatccaaatattgccaatttgaacttttgattttctcctcctttcttttatatttggttaaagatgaaacttcaaaaatttgagataaagcaagagtttcagattatgtatcgaggtatgagaggtatgtgccaaattctgaaatttgattgaaagtttagactttaacattttcattgttacatatcgctcccccttaagtgtatattatctcctattataattttcaaccttGTTTGTCATCTTATTacaacttctttctttccttacttctccccctttttgttatcatcaaataggtgcatggcaatagataagtagacgcagtaaataataaacagtcaagtttcattgatcaaaatggaacattgtagtacattaatgccaaaaaaagatacaatgttcttcaatcaaagtgcaaagtacatgaacaaagcaaaatacatatgagagctagataaatcctaggcactaatcataatgccaacatcagcctagggcgtatctaagggctgtgatcttgtcctcatcctcctagcataagtggcgaggggaggtcgagcttgatgggactgagtctggtgTGGACCTcactgagctggatgactctgtgccgaaacctccgactcagctgctcggggcacagatggaccatgagcctctctctctccgtaatgcTCCCACCTCCTCTCTGAGGTCGCTAAGCTCAGCAGTCATAGTGTCCATCCTGCTCATCAATCCATCAGAGAGAGTCCTTACCTAagctgacacaagctcagtcatcctactccaaaaatcCTCTGTGCACCCTGTGGGTACGGATGACGATgagccagcctctgaaggtgccgtaggatgatcctcaggtacctcagccttagggatggggtctccaacctctggtgtatcaccctctggtgcatgtatCCTTGCTCCTCCTCGCACCCACtgtccgttcaccttctcataatccatgcgaactagggaccgtgcagtgtaagtgtcagtgaatagcagatgcctggagatctctccctccacaGATATATCATATTGTCGGAagaccagggtgagtatcataccatggGGCAGGGAAACTCTTGACTTACATATAGCCTCTCTcatctgcctgatcatcatagctgggaggttcaggggaatgcccttaataacgtgctccataatgaccaaatCTCTCTCAGATATATGATCGAATCTTCCACTTTTCGGAAACAGAATCCGACCTATggagttgtgcaacaacctcatctcagctgataggGAGCTCGCTATCATATTCTCAGAATAGTCAAAATCATCGTTCTCaaagatcaactgtagagctctcaacttgctTTCCGGCCTttctggagttgcaccttcgcagaggagatgaagcaactcactcaaactttcttccgAAATCCTAACCCGTACACCTCGGACCTCGGACACAAGCCTTTCCGGTCCAACTTTTAAGAACgcgtagaactcacgaaccaagcccGGGTAGGTCAACAAATCttgggagcaaagatactcctatccttgccttcggatccaatcccccaaccggaacccttcttgatccaaaaattcggagtagatccttctccccgtggttACCGCTCTCCCCGCATAtttagcaagttgaactgaaggggaaggaggaggaggaggctctacacgtgtctcaccttgtgagGGTACTGTAGAAGACTCTCTAACATGTCTATCGACACGGGTTGGCCGTGAAACTCTTCCGAATCtcttagcaacggctcgcttgggtcccattttcaccaaatcCTTCCTTAGGTCTTGATCTAACGGTGTAGAGAAGCAATCTagcactgtttggagatgattggaagggattggaaagtggaaaataggattttaggaagaggacaagatgaaacagtgccctaaaatAACTCATGGGTCCCTCTTTTAAAAATAGGGTCCcaccgttgggtcgaccccagatttttcttggatcgactcaacgtggggtcgaccccattctggcttgggtcggccccagttcagaaaattttttttctctttcttttttttaaaaaattcttcctttcctccaatccttacaaattctttatgggacaatgatacatgagtaaagaatctatagatgactagtttgactaatatttcatggatttttcgaaatgggaggagagtgtcatgagacaacttgttcctttttatatctcctcaatcaaaaggattacatatgcctaattcccttctaagcatgcaaaatctatcttcacttaaaagttttgtgaatatgtcagctaattgtttctcagtacatacatgctcaatacatatgttcccattttgcacatgatctctaatgaaatgatatcttatttcaatatgtttggctttagagtgctgaaccggatttttagtaaggttaatggcactagtgttatcacactttataggaatgttgtctagtttaattccatagtcctctagttgttgcttgagctatagtacttgagcacagtaactcccggcagctatatattcggcctcagccgttgacaatgctaccgacttctgctttttgctaaaccatgatactaagttattttctaaaaattgacatgttccactagtgctctttctatccaatttgcaaccagcaaaatctgcatcagaatatgcaaataaatcttaataggagtctctagagtaccataaacctatgtttgtggttgctcttaaatatctaagaattcttttgacagcacttagatgtgactccttaggatctgattggtatctagcacatatttccacactaaacactatgtctggcctactagcagtaaggtaaagaaagatccaattaagcctctataaagctttatatctatacttttttctttttcatctttgtctagcttactagtgggattcattggggtgcctattcccttgtgattttcattcccaaacttctttaatattttctttgtgtacttagtttgatgaattaaGATACCtttcttagtttgcttgatttgtaatctgagaaagaaatttagttctcctatcatactcatctcgaattctccttgcattaatttagcaaactctttgcaaagattatcattaatggcaccaaaaattatgtcatctacgtatATTTGAACTAGGATTTTTTGCatagatacccttctaaatgttAGATTTTgtgtgaatacccttccaaaattgatatttgcatgtataccctcgtaaaattctgttattgtacaaatatcctaatgtaacggttgttctaacggtgtttaaaaaaattatatttatattaattaaaaataaaaataaaattcgaAATGACATTATTACCCTTAactcttccacctccacacccCCGCGCCTGGGTTCCCCGCGCCACCCCCCCCGGCCCGGCTTCACCACCCCCCCGGCGCCCGGCTTACCCACCACcggcgcccccccccccccccggcggcTTCCCCACCCCCCGCAGGCTTCCCCCCCCGGCGCCCCCCCTCCCGgcggctccccccccccccccggcggcTTCCCCACCCCCCACGGGCTTCCCCCCCTCCCGGCGGCTTCCCCACCCCCCCGCGGGCTTCCCTCCCGGCGGCCGGCTTCCCCAACCCCCGCCCCCACCCCCCGGCGCCCGCCCGCCCCCCACGAATCGGGATCCCGATCGCGGGCGTCCGCGAGATCGCGACGTTATCGCGGGCGTTCGCGAGATCGCGACGCTATCGCTGGCGTTCGCCCGCGGGAGACGCGATCGTGAGATCTTGGCTGGTTCGCCCGCGGGCGTTCGCGATGGCGAGATCGCGATCCCGCGGCACATGGCGAGAGAGCTGCCCGAGATCACGAGGCGCTCGCTCGGGATCTCCGACCCCCTTCCTCCCTGTTCTGGAACCCaacaaagaataaagaaaaaaaatttctgggTTGTAAATCTTTCCTCTCCAAAGACGCAATCGATCTTTCAAACCTTCAAAAACTCTGCCATCTGTTGATCATAAACAAAGTTGATCATAAACAaaggtatttcaatatcatcttttcctctcttctctttcgttgatttatactatttttcttctattaatttgaaccaaaaaaaataatcattacAAGTGTTGGAACAACAATAATGATTGTTGTagctgattttatttcattcctaTTTTTCGCTGTGAACCTATATTGAAACtctattttttggtttctaACTGTATACCATATACTTTATTTGGGGGTAAGAAAGACGAACCCATTTTTGATTGATTGTTGAAATATAATATGGTTgtatattattctttttttcttttattttgttagaaTACATTTGGTTGATAAACACTCTCTTACAATTTATAtcgtgcatatttatttattcaatgtACAGGTTCTTAAATGGAGCAACAACTATTCAAATTGAAGGTAAAatttggaggatattttaagaaGGTTAAGAATTCTACAAGACTTAAGTACTACTTTGGAAGACAAAAGAGCTGGTTAGTTGATGTTGACTGTTTTTGCTATAAGGACCTATATGATGATATAGTGCATACCTTCAATTTGAAGCTTGAAGAGACTATAAAGATTTGGTCTGTGATTAGACATTTAATGCCTAAGTCTTACATGATATTAGACACAGATCAAAAATTAATGAGTTTGTTTGAGGAGTATAAGGATTTAAAAGAGTGCTTCATATTTGTCACAAAAGAGACCAATATTATACAACTTTCTCAATCAACACTAGGCAGCCAAgatcaaattgaaatatgtaGAAGCACTGCAACTGCAATAGAAGAGATTCGAGAGGATGAAGTaagagaaaaccaaaggtacaaTGAAAATGAGCATCTAGCTACAATAGGCATTGATACTTTAGCTACTGCTATTGAAAATAATGACTTTGTTGGGGTAAATGATGAAACTTTATCTCAAGAGGAGCAGGAAACAGATACTGAAATTTATGGTTCTGAGAGTAGCTATCACAGTATTTATAATAGCgattctgatgatgatgatgaaaataTCATAGAGTATGAGGGAGAGACATATGAGATGGACATTGTGGATCCTAACATGGCCGTAGGGACAAAATATACAAGTCGAGAACAGTTCAAGGTGGCACTGAGTCAGTATGCTATATTGAATGAATTTGCCGTAAGAGTTCTCAAAAGTGAGCCTGGTAGAATGACAGTGAGTTGCAAAGATGAAGCTTGTAATTGGAGACTTCATGCTTCACTATTATGTGATGGTCATACATTTCAGGTATTATGGTTGAAATATGTTAGCTTTTAATTACAGGGCTTATGAAAAATATTGcatgtattaatatattattttgtttGTATGTGCAGGTCAAAAAATTGAAGGAACCTCATACGTGCTCATCTATAAACAAATGTGGCAACAAGATGGCCACACAATTTTGGATATGTGATAGGATCATTGGTTGGCTACGAAAAGAGGGTGACCTGTCGCCTATTGAGTTAAAAAGGAGATTGTTGCAATTCTATCATCTTGAGCTTCCATACCACAGAGTTTGGAGAGAAAAGGAGCTTGCCATGTCTATGATTCATGGTAATTGGGCAGATTCTTTTGAGAGAATGGAGGATTTCAAGGAGGAGCTTTTGAGAAGAAACCCAGGTAGTGTAGTAAAGCTAAAGTTAGATGTGGTTGATGACAAGCATTACTTCCACCGCTTCTTTATTTGTCTGCAAGCTTGCAGTACGGGCTTTTTAGCTGGTTGTAGGCCTTTCATAGGCCTAGATGGTTGCCACTTAAAGGGAAAGTTCAGGGGTGTGATGATGGCTGCTACATCACTTGATGGAAATAATGGTTTGTTTCCAGTTGCTTTTGGTATTGCAGAATCTGAAAATAGTGATAGCTggacttggtttttggaggcacttaaagaatcaattcaaactCCAGAAGGTCTAGTACTTGTATCAGATCGACAAAAGGGACTCGAAGAAGCAGTGCAACATATATACCCTCAAGCAGAGCATAGAAAATGCATGAGACACTTGTACAAAAACTTTCAAACAAAGTTTCCAGGAGACTGGCTTAAAAT is a window from the Phoenix dactylifera cultivar Barhee BC4 unplaced genomic scaffold, palm_55x_up_171113_PBpolish2nd_filt_p 000648F, whole genome shotgun sequence genome containing:
- the LOC103723383 gene encoding uncharacterized protein LOC103723383; this translates as MEQQLFKLKVKFGGYFKKVKNSTRLKYYFGRQKSWLVDVDCFCYKDLYDDIVHTFNLKLEETIKIWSVIRHLMPKSYMILDTDQKLMSLFEEYKDLKECFIFVTKETNIIQLSQSTLGSQDQIEICRSTATAIEEIREDEVRENQRYNENEHLATIGIDTLATAIENNDFVGVNDETLSQEEQETDTEIYGSESSYHSIYNSDSDDDDENIIEYEGETYEMDIVDPNMAVGTKYTSREQFKVALSQYAILNEFAVRVLKSEPGRMTVSCKDEACNWRLHASLLCDGHTFQVKKLKEPHTCSSINKCGNKMATQFWICDRIIGWLRKEGDLSPIELKRRLLQFYHLELPYHRVWREKELAMSMIHGNWADSFERMEDFKEELLRRNPGSVVKLKLDVVDDKHYFHRFFICLQACSTGFLAGCRPFIGLDGCHLKGKFRGVMMAATSLDGNNGLFPVAFGIAESENSDSWTWFLEALKESIQTPEGLVLVSDRQKGLEEAVQHIYPQAEHRKCMRHLYKNFQTKFPGDWLKIKVWGAARAYTKVQHDDIINQIKEASLEAFKYLNAENIGLWSRSQFGITAKCSYITNNLSESFNAWISEARHRPVLDLLDVVRQKIMVKMEARRRMAARWKGNLVPVVMKYVRDISLKLGDYNVYRTSDYRAEVIETNGRHEVILNEQRCSCRLWEVSGIPCVHAAAFICSMRGANLENYVSEYFTVAKYKTAYALEIGPLPDKVQWIKIDIGYKVLPPKLSLRPPRRPKKKRIRGTDENTSKKMHKCLREMVQEEECHVQEAHMQCS